One region of Collinsella aerofaciens ATCC 25986 genomic DNA includes:
- the gyrB gene encoding DNA topoisomerase (ATP-hydrolyzing) subunit B: MANENDYDGGEIKILEGLEAVRKRPGMYIGSTSASGLHHLVWEIVDNSVDEAMAGFCTEIQVTVHADNSITVVDNGRGIPVDEHPVKKIPTLEVVMTILHAGGKFDNSAYKVSGGLHGVGISVVNALSKRVVVQVRRDGNTYEMEFSRGKTVKKMEVVGTSDSTGTTVTFWPDDEIFETCIYDFDTLHNRLQETAFLNKNLKIVLTDEREATPHVEEFCYEGGIIDFVKFLNEGKDVPEAFKEPIYIEGKSDPDAPVAKMGEVEVSLQWNSGYGENVMSFANDIYTPEGGMHLEGFRTALTRVINDYARKQNLLKEKDANLTGDDVREGLSAVISVKLPDPQFEGQTKAKLGSSYMRALTLKIVTDGLVDYLEEHPKPAREIVKKAQQACKARNAARKAREATRRKSLLETASLPGKLADCSVRDAELTELFIVEGDSAGGSAKDGRRRDIQAILPLRGKILNVERVGDHRAFSSDTIQSLITAIGCGVTTSAGDGGDFDITKARYHKIIIMTDADVDGAHIRILLLTFFYKYMRPLIDAGYVYVACPPIFGIKVRNKIHYVYPNGRQPEDEILRDTIQSLGLNPDDNDEDGKAKDGKITKKRKGYTVQRYKGLGEMDPKQLASTTMDPKTRILQRVSIEDAVVADRAVRELMGSEVGYRREYIEKHAHDARFLDA; this comes from the coding sequence GTGGCAAACGAAAACGATTACGATGGCGGCGAGATTAAGATTCTCGAAGGTCTCGAGGCCGTTCGTAAGCGCCCGGGCATGTATATCGGCTCGACGAGCGCCAGCGGTCTGCATCACCTGGTGTGGGAGATCGTTGACAACTCCGTCGACGAGGCCATGGCCGGTTTCTGCACCGAGATCCAGGTGACGGTCCACGCCGACAACTCCATCACGGTCGTCGACAACGGGCGCGGCATCCCCGTCGACGAGCACCCTGTTAAAAAGATCCCGACGCTCGAGGTCGTCATGACGATCTTGCACGCCGGCGGTAAGTTCGATAACTCGGCCTATAAGGTCTCGGGCGGCCTGCACGGCGTGGGCATCTCCGTCGTCAACGCACTGTCCAAGCGCGTGGTCGTTCAGGTTCGTCGCGATGGCAACACCTACGAGATGGAGTTCTCGCGCGGCAAGACCGTCAAGAAGATGGAGGTCGTGGGCACCTCGGATTCGACGGGCACCACCGTCACCTTCTGGCCCGACGATGAGATCTTCGAGACCTGCATCTACGATTTCGATACGCTGCACAACCGTCTGCAGGAGACGGCGTTCCTCAATAAGAACCTCAAAATCGTGCTGACCGACGAGCGCGAAGCGACTCCCCACGTGGAGGAGTTTTGCTACGAGGGCGGCATCATCGACTTCGTCAAGTTCCTCAACGAGGGCAAGGACGTCCCCGAGGCCTTTAAGGAGCCCATCTACATCGAGGGCAAATCGGACCCGGACGCGCCTGTGGCCAAGATGGGAGAGGTCGAGGTTTCCCTGCAGTGGAATAGCGGCTACGGCGAGAACGTCATGTCGTTTGCCAACGACATCTACACCCCCGAAGGCGGCATGCACCTTGAGGGCTTCCGCACCGCGCTCACCCGCGTGATCAACGATTACGCGCGCAAGCAGAACCTGCTCAAGGAAAAAGACGCCAACCTGACCGGCGACGATGTGCGCGAGGGCCTTTCGGCCGTTATCTCGGTCAAGCTGCCCGATCCGCAGTTTGAGGGCCAGACCAAGGCAAAGCTCGGCAGCTCCTATATGCGAGCGCTCACGCTCAAGATTGTGACCGACGGCCTTGTCGATTACCTCGAGGAGCATCCCAAGCCCGCTCGCGAGATCGTCAAGAAGGCGCAACAGGCCTGCAAGGCGCGCAATGCCGCCCGCAAGGCGCGCGAGGCGACCCGCCGCAAGAGCCTGCTCGAGACGGCGTCCCTGCCCGGTAAGCTCGCTGACTGCTCGGTGCGCGATGCCGAGCTGACCGAGCTCTTCATCGTAGAGGGCGACTCGGCAGGCGGTTCGGCCAAGGACGGCCGTCGCCGAGACATCCAGGCGATTCTGCCCCTGCGCGGCAAGATTTTGAACGTCGAACGCGTTGGTGACCATCGCGCGTTCTCGAGTGACACCATTCAGTCGCTGATTACCGCGATCGGCTGCGGCGTCACGACGAGTGCCGGCGACGGCGGCGACTTCGATATCACCAAGGCGCGCTACCACAAGATCATCATCATGACCGATGCAGACGTCGACGGTGCGCATATCCGCATCCTGCTGCTGACGTTCTTCTACAAGTACATGCGTCCGCTGATCGATGCCGGCTACGTCTATGTTGCCTGCCCGCCCATCTTTGGCATTAAGGTGCGCAACAAGATCCACTACGTGTATCCCAACGGCCGCCAGCCCGAAGACGAGATCCTGCGCGACACCATCCAGAGTCTGGGCCTGAACCCCGACGATAACGACGAGGACGGCAAGGCCAAGGACGGCAAGATTACCAAGAAGCGCAAGGGCTATACCGTCCAGCGCTACAAGGGTCTGGGCGAGATGGACCCCAAGCAGCTTGCCTCGACGACGATGGACCCCAAGACCCGCATCCTGCAGCGTGTGTCGATCGAAGACGCCGTGGTGGCGGACCGCGCCGTGCGCGAGCTGATGGGTTCCGAGGTCGGCTATCGCCGCGAATACATTGAAAAACACGCACATGATGCACGATTCCTTGATGCTTAA
- the gyrA gene encoding DNA gyrase subunit A codes for MDEAGDAGMPDDLKRLLARAEQGEDGDPDAYNPDADDDEEEDDDGELEESFGEVDRGASAGEDINGGQLQISEFGREMKQSFIEYSMSVITARALPDVRDGLKPVHRRILYAMNESGIYPNRPHKKSAWTVGEVIGKYHPHGDSAVYEAMVRLAQWFSMRTPLIDGHGNFGNIDGDGAAAMRYTESRLAKPAMELLRDLQKDTVDWQPNYDESLAEPVALPARFPNLLVNGSQGIAVGMATNIAPHNLAEAIEATCYLIDNPDATVDELMQIMPGPDFPTGAIIMGSAGIKQSYETGRGSITVRAKAHVESTKTGRSRLVFTEIPYMVNKGTLQEKIAQLVNDKRIEGISDMRDESNQKGIRLVIELKKGVIPQVVLNNLYKYTSLQTTFGANNLALVNGVPKCLSLREMLQHYIDHQVDVVTRRTRFDLKKAQARAHILEGYLMALDHIDEVISIIRSSQTDSEASSRLIERFGFTPEQTTAILEMKLRRLTGLERDKIQEELDGLRRAIAYYEDLLAHEEKILGVIKEEMREISKKFGDKRRTEISQVEKDLDVEDLIADEDMVVTITHTGYVKRIPVAAYRAQKRGGKGVSGVNLKEDDVIDEMFIASTHEYVLFFSSKGKVYRLKVHELPVGTRQARGTAIVNLLPFEEGEKIASVISCREFPANEYLMFATKSGMVKKTVMSAYDRSRRDGLIAINLRDDDALLNVRRVREGDKIILATTAGKAIMFSEEQVRATGRDTSGVRGIGMKDGVSVLGMEVTNGNGDLFVITERGYGKRTPVADYPEQNRGGQGVYTIQMTERKGNLAAMKTVGPQHELFIVTEGATVIRVKTDEISQTGRATQGVKMMTVDDNDRICAVARMTAAKEKPEGEGAEAAADTEETPVDLGDGNDMPEDLLDE; via the coding sequence ATGGACGAGGCCGGCGATGCCGGTATGCCCGACGATCTGAAGCGCCTGCTTGCCCGTGCTGAGCAGGGCGAGGACGGCGACCCGGACGCCTATAACCCCGATGCCGATGATGACGAGGAAGAGGACGACGACGGCGAGCTCGAGGAGAGCTTTGGCGAAGTCGACCGTGGCGCCTCGGCCGGCGAGGATATCAACGGCGGCCAGCTCCAGATTTCGGAGTTCGGTCGCGAGATGAAGCAGTCGTTTATCGAGTATTCGATGTCGGTCATCACGGCGCGCGCCCTGCCGGACGTGCGCGACGGCTTAAAGCCGGTGCACCGCCGCATCCTGTACGCGATGAACGAGAGCGGCATCTACCCCAACCGCCCGCACAAGAAGTCGGCGTGGACGGTCGGCGAAGTTATCGGTAAGTACCACCCGCACGGTGACTCTGCGGTCTACGAGGCCATGGTCCGCTTGGCGCAGTGGTTCTCCATGCGCACGCCGCTCATCGACGGTCACGGCAACTTCGGCAATATCGACGGCGACGGCGCGGCGGCCATGCGTTACACCGAGAGCCGCCTGGCAAAGCCCGCCATGGAACTGTTGCGTGACTTGCAGAAGGATACCGTCGACTGGCAGCCCAACTACGACGAATCGCTCGCCGAGCCCGTGGCACTGCCTGCACGTTTCCCCAACCTGCTGGTCAACGGCAGCCAGGGCATCGCCGTCGGCATGGCCACCAACATCGCCCCGCATAACCTCGCCGAGGCGATCGAGGCCACCTGCTACCTGATCGACAACCCCGACGCCACCGTCGACGAGCTCATGCAGATCATGCCCGGTCCGGACTTCCCCACCGGCGCCATCATCATGGGCAGCGCCGGCATTAAGCAGAGCTACGAGACCGGCCGCGGCTCCATTACCGTGCGTGCCAAGGCGCACGTGGAGTCCACCAAGACCGGTCGCAGCCGCCTGGTCTTTACCGAGATTCCCTATATGGTCAACAAAGGCACCCTGCAGGAGAAGATCGCCCAGCTCGTCAACGACAAGCGCATCGAGGGCATCTCGGATATGCGCGATGAGTCCAACCAGAAGGGTATCCGTCTGGTCATCGAGCTCAAGAAGGGCGTCATTCCGCAGGTCGTGCTCAACAACCTGTATAAGTACACCTCGCTGCAGACGACCTTTGGCGCCAACAACCTGGCACTCGTCAACGGCGTTCCCAAATGCCTGAGCCTGCGCGAGATGCTGCAGCACTACATCGACCACCAGGTCGACGTAGTCACCCGCCGCACCCGCTTCGACCTTAAGAAGGCCCAGGCCCGCGCGCATATCCTTGAGGGCTACTTGATGGCTCTCGACCATATCGACGAGGTCATTAGCATCATCCGCTCCTCGCAGACCGACTCCGAGGCCAGCAGTCGCTTGATCGAGCGCTTTGGCTTTACGCCCGAGCAGACCACGGCCATCCTCGAGATGAAGTTGCGCCGCCTGACCGGCCTGGAGCGCGACAAGATTCAGGAAGAGTTGGACGGCCTGCGCCGCGCCATCGCCTACTACGAGGACCTGCTGGCGCATGAGGAGAAGATCCTGGGCGTCATCAAGGAAGAGATGCGCGAGATCTCCAAGAAGTTCGGCGATAAGCGCCGCACCGAGATCAGCCAGGTCGAGAAGGACCTGGATGTCGAGGACCTCATCGCCGACGAGGATATGGTCGTGACCATCACCCACACCGGCTACGTTAAGCGTATCCCGGTTGCCGCCTACCGCGCCCAAAAGCGCGGCGGCAAGGGCGTGTCGGGCGTCAACCTCAAAGAGGACGATGTCATCGATGAGATGTTCATCGCGTCCACGCACGAGTACGTGCTGTTCTTCTCGAGCAAGGGCAAGGTCTATCGCCTGAAGGTGCACGAGCTGCCGGTAGGTACGCGCCAGGCACGCGGTACCGCGATCGTCAACCTGCTGCCCTTCGAGGAGGGCGAGAAGATCGCGAGCGTCATCAGCTGCCGCGAGTTCCCGGCCAACGAGTACCTGATGTTTGCCACCAAGAGCGGTATGGTCAAGAAGACCGTGATGAGCGCATATGACCGCAGCCGTCGCGACGGCCTAATCGCTATCAACCTGCGCGACGACGACGCGCTGTTGAACGTGCGCCGCGTGCGCGAGGGCGACAAGATTATCCTGGCCACCACCGCGGGCAAGGCGATCATGTTCTCCGAGGAGCAGGTGCGCGCCACCGGCCGCGATACCAGCGGCGTTCGCGGTATCGGTATGAAGGACGGCGTGAGCGTTCTGGGCATGGAAGTCACTAACGGCAACGGTGATCTGTTCGTCATCACCGAGCGCGGCTACGGCAAGCGCACGCCGGTTGCGGACTACCCGGAGCAGAATCGCGGCGGCCAGGGCGTCTACACCATCCAAATGACCGAGCGTAAGGGTAACCTCGCGGCCATGAAGACGGTGGGCCCGCAGCACGAGCTGTTCATCGTGACGGAGGGCGCGACGGTCATTCGCGTCAAGACCGACGAAATCAGCCAGACTGGCCGCGCCACCCAGGGCGTCAAGATGATGACCGTCGACGACAACGACCGCATCTGCGCTGTCGCCCGTATGACGGCAGCCAAGGAAAAACCCGAAGGCGAGGGCGCCGAGGCCGCAGCCGACACCGAAGAGACCCCAGTCGACCTAGGCGACGGCAACGACATGCCAGAGGATCTCCTTGACGAGTAA